In one Micromonospora polyrhachis genomic region, the following are encoded:
- a CDS encoding glycoside hydrolase family 48 protein, with product MRLKARRRLAAVATGVLVAAGLTLPGGAAHAAPSCDVVYATNDWNTGFTANVTVTNLGDPVTSWTLTFDFPGNQRITQGWSANWSQSGNRVTATNMSYNGNLGTGASTAIGFNGAYSGTNAKPTSFAVNGVTCGGIGQPQPPTVSLTVPAGPFEAPADVPLTATASDPDGTIAKVEFYRNGLLVNTDTSAPYSYLLEDLPAGAYTVQAKAYDNANLTATAERAFTVTPASGPVLVATPSSVSVAEGSSSTVNLKLSAAPAGNVPVTLTRTGDTDVTVTPTSAVLTPTTWNTGVNLTISAAEDADTVGGTATITASATGYAPLAIIATEIDNDVPGGDNIYTARFLEQYGKIKNSGYFSPEGVPYHSIETLIVEAPDHGHETTSEAFSFWIWLEAQYGRVTQNWAPFNNAWTVMENYIIPSHADQPTAGVNGTAQYAAEYNLPSQYPSQLQPSVSVGADPLRNELQSTYGTGDIYGMHWLLDVDNTYGFGRCGDGTTRPAYINTFQRGPQESVWETVPQPSCDTFRHGGPNGYLDISVKEANAPAKQWKYTNAPDADARAVQAAYWALTWAKAQGKQADVAATVAKAAKMGDYLRYAMFDKYFKKIGNCVGPTTCPAGTGRDSAHYLMSWYYAWGGATDTSAGWSWRIGSSHNHFGYQNPFAAWALTNVAELRPQSPTAVADWTNSLNRQLEFYQWLQSAEGAISGGATNSWDGAYAQPPAGKSTFYGMFYDDHPVYEDPGSNQWFGMQVWSLQRVAELYYVTGNAKAKAILDKWVPWAIANTTIGTGGAFEIPADMRWTGQPAVWNPVNPQPNTNLHVEVTAKGRDVGVGAAYARTLMWYAAKSGNAAAKTTAKGLLDAMYAHAEAKGISTVETRADYRRFDDVYDASTGQGLYLPPGWTGRMPNGDAITAGKSFVDIRSFYRTDPDWPKVQAYLNGGPVPEFRYHRFWAQTDIAMAFADFAHLFPNG from the coding sequence ATGAGACTCAAGGCAAGACGCCGATTGGCGGCCGTTGCCACCGGCGTACTGGTGGCCGCCGGGCTCACCCTGCCCGGTGGGGCGGCACACGCCGCGCCCTCCTGCGACGTGGTCTACGCGACGAACGACTGGAACACCGGATTCACCGCCAACGTGACCGTCACGAACCTCGGTGATCCGGTCACCTCATGGACGTTGACCTTCGACTTTCCCGGAAATCAGCGGATCACCCAGGGCTGGTCGGCCAACTGGAGCCAGTCCGGTAACCGGGTGACCGCCACGAACATGTCGTACAACGGGAACCTGGGCACCGGAGCCTCGACCGCCATCGGCTTCAACGGTGCCTACAGCGGCACCAACGCAAAGCCGACCTCGTTCGCGGTCAACGGGGTGACCTGCGGCGGCATCGGTCAGCCGCAGCCGCCGACGGTCAGCCTCACCGTGCCCGCCGGACCGTTCGAGGCCCCCGCCGACGTACCGCTGACCGCCACCGCCAGCGACCCGGACGGCACCATTGCCAAGGTCGAGTTCTACCGCAACGGTCTGCTGGTCAACACCGACACCAGCGCACCGTACAGCTATCTGCTGGAGGACCTGCCAGCCGGCGCGTACACGGTGCAGGCCAAGGCGTACGACAACGCGAACCTCACCGCGACCGCCGAGAGGGCGTTCACCGTGACCCCCGCGTCCGGGCCGGTTCTGGTAGCCACCCCGTCCTCGGTCAGCGTGGCCGAGGGGAGCAGCTCCACGGTGAACCTGAAGCTCAGCGCCGCCCCGGCCGGCAACGTGCCGGTCACCCTGACCCGGACCGGGGACACCGACGTCACCGTCACCCCGACCTCGGCCGTGCTGACCCCGACCACCTGGAACACCGGCGTGAACCTCACCATCTCGGCGGCCGAGGACGCTGACACCGTGGGCGGTACCGCCACCATCACCGCCTCTGCCACCGGGTACGCCCCGCTGGCGATCATCGCCACGGAGATCGACAACGATGTCCCGGGCGGCGACAACATCTACACCGCCCGGTTCCTGGAGCAGTACGGGAAAATCAAGAACTCGGGCTACTTCAGCCCCGAGGGCGTGCCGTACCACTCCATCGAGACACTGATCGTCGAGGCACCCGACCACGGCCACGAGACCACCTCCGAGGCGTTCAGCTTCTGGATCTGGCTGGAGGCGCAGTACGGCCGGGTCACCCAGAACTGGGCACCGTTCAACAACGCCTGGACGGTGATGGAGAACTACATCATCCCGTCGCACGCCGACCAGCCGACCGCCGGTGTCAACGGCACCGCGCAGTACGCCGCCGAGTACAACCTGCCCAGCCAGTATCCGTCCCAGTTGCAGCCCTCGGTGTCGGTCGGTGCCGACCCACTGCGTAACGAGTTGCAGTCCACCTACGGCACCGGCGACATCTACGGCATGCACTGGCTGCTGGACGTGGACAACACGTACGGCTTCGGTCGGTGCGGCGACGGCACCACCCGCCCGGCGTACATCAACACCTTCCAGCGTGGCCCGCAGGAGTCGGTGTGGGAGACCGTGCCGCAGCCGTCCTGCGACACGTTCCGCCACGGCGGCCCCAACGGCTACCTGGACATCTCCGTCAAGGAGGCCAACGCCCCGGCGAAACAGTGGAAGTACACCAACGCGCCGGACGCCGACGCCCGCGCCGTGCAGGCCGCCTACTGGGCGCTGACCTGGGCGAAGGCCCAGGGCAAGCAGGCTGACGTGGCGGCCACCGTGGCCAAGGCCGCCAAGATGGGCGACTACCTGCGCTACGCGATGTTCGACAAGTACTTCAAGAAGATCGGCAACTGTGTCGGGCCGACCACCTGCCCGGCCGGCACCGGTAGGGACTCCGCGCACTACCTGATGTCGTGGTACTACGCCTGGGGCGGCGCGACCGACACGTCGGCCGGCTGGTCCTGGCGGATCGGCTCCAGCCACAACCACTTCGGCTACCAGAACCCGTTCGCCGCCTGGGCGCTGACCAACGTGGCCGAGCTGAGGCCGCAGTCGCCGACCGCGGTCGCCGACTGGACCAACAGCCTCAACCGGCAGTTGGAGTTCTACCAGTGGCTCCAGTCCGCCGAGGGGGCCATCTCCGGCGGTGCCACCAACAGCTGGGACGGGGCGTACGCCCAGCCGCCGGCCGGCAAGTCCACCTTCTACGGCATGTTCTACGACGACCACCCGGTCTACGAGGACCCGGGCAGCAACCAGTGGTTCGGCATGCAGGTCTGGTCGCTGCAACGAGTCGCGGAGCTGTACTACGTGACCGGCAACGCCAAGGCCAAGGCCATCCTCGACAAGTGGGTGCCGTGGGCCATCGCCAACACCACGATCGGCACCGGTGGTGCCTTCGAGATCCCGGCGGACATGCGGTGGACCGGTCAGCCGGCCGTCTGGAATCCGGTGAACCCGCAGCCGAACACCAACCTGCACGTCGAGGTCACCGCCAAGGGCCGGGACGTGGGCGTCGGTGCGGCGTACGCCCGGACCCTGATGTGGTACGCGGCCAAGTCGGGTAACGCGGCGGCGAAGACCACCGCCAAGGGGCTACTCGACGCGATGTACGCGCACGCCGAGGCCAAGGGCATCTCGACGGTGGAGACCCGGGCGGACTACCGCCGGTTCGACGACGTGTACGACGCCAGCACCGGGCAGGGCCTCTACCTGCCGCCGGGCTGGACCGGTCGGATGCCCAACGGGGACGCCATCACCGCGGGCAAGAGCTTCGTGGACATCCGGTCCTTCTACCGCACCGACCCGGACTGGCCGAAGGTCCAGGCGTACCTCAATGGTGGTCCGGTGCCGGAGTTCCGCTACCACCGGTTCTGGGCACAGACGGACATCGCCATGGCGTTCGCCGACTTCGCCCACCTGTTCCCGAACGGCTGA
- a CDS encoding DUF3159 domain-containing protein, whose product MSLAPERDQSESLASLLGGRRGAIDATLPPIGFGVGWLVGGESVWGGVIAALLVGVAVAGWRLSHRHRPRSVLVGLLAVCLAALIALRTGRASDFFLLQLVSNAASALAWTVSIVVRWPLLGVVVGIMLGQRTRWRRDPALLRAYGRGSWVWVMQYVLRLAVFIPLYLADQVLALATARVVLTWPLVAACLAGSWWVIRRSLPPEHPGLRHPVLR is encoded by the coding sequence ATGTCCTTGGCACCCGAGCGTGACCAGTCGGAATCCCTCGCCAGCCTGCTCGGTGGGCGTCGGGGGGCGATCGACGCGACGCTGCCGCCGATCGGATTCGGTGTCGGCTGGTTGGTCGGTGGGGAGTCGGTCTGGGGTGGGGTGATCGCGGCGCTGCTGGTGGGCGTGGCGGTGGCCGGGTGGCGGCTGAGCCATCGGCACCGACCCCGCTCGGTGCTGGTCGGCCTGCTCGCCGTCTGCCTGGCCGCCCTCATCGCCCTGCGTACCGGTCGGGCGAGCGACTTCTTCCTGCTCCAGCTCGTCTCCAACGCGGCCAGTGCGCTGGCCTGGACGGTCAGCATCGTGGTGCGTTGGCCGCTGCTGGGCGTCGTCGTCGGTATCATGCTCGGTCAACGTACCCGGTGGCGGCGTGACCCGGCGCTACTGCGGGCGTACGGCCGGGGCAGCTGGGTCTGGGTGATGCAGTACGTCCTGCGGCTCGCCGTGTTCATCCCGCTCTACCTGGCCGACCAGGTGCTGGCCCTCGCCACCGCTCGCGTCGTCCTGACCTGGCCACTGGTGGCGGCCTGCCTGGCCGGCAGCTGGTGGGTCATCCGCCGGTCCCTACCCCCCGAGCACCCTGGCCTCCGCCACCCCGTCCTGAGGTGA
- a CDS encoding GH1 family beta-glucosidase, translating into MSTANRRHLLHHTAASPTSELPPEPEPVLGLHFPDGFGWGAATSAYQIEGAAKHDGRGTSIWDTFSHTPGRTRGGDNGDVAADHYHRYLSDLDLMQELGLRTYRFSISWPRIQADGRGTPNQRGLDFYRRLVDGLHERGITPMATLYHWDLPQSLQDVGGWESRDVAHRFADYADAVFRGLGAEVATWLTINEPKTVVQNGYLQGHHAPGRQDPAAAYLVAHHLQLAHGLAVQAFRGSGEPGRIGPALNLHPCYPADDSAAAEAATRLYDGYENRLYLDSILKGRYPADVLADLGPDSRMVRGIRDGDLAIISAPVDLLAVQYYTPIYVTNDGGSVRRWPTSQAEWQQIYPAGMYDILTRVTRDYGDVPLTITENGLPTPDRPDADGTIDDTGRISFLRDHLAAAHRAITDGVPLESFHVWSLLDNFEWNEGYDQRWGLIYVDYATQERILKRSGHWYRQVIAANVI; encoded by the coding sequence ATGTCCACAGCCAACCGGCGGCACCTGCTGCACCACACTGCCGCGTCCCCCACCTCCGAGTTACCCCCCGAGCCCGAACCGGTGCTCGGCCTTCACTTCCCCGACGGCTTCGGGTGGGGAGCCGCCACATCGGCGTACCAGATCGAGGGCGCGGCCAAGCACGACGGGCGCGGCACCTCCATCTGGGACACGTTCAGCCACACCCCGGGCCGTACCCGAGGTGGTGACAACGGTGACGTCGCCGCCGACCACTACCACCGGTACCTGTCCGACCTGGACCTGATGCAGGAGCTGGGACTACGTACGTACCGGTTCTCCATCTCCTGGCCTCGGATCCAGGCCGACGGTAGGGGTACACCCAACCAGCGGGGCCTGGACTTCTACCGGCGCCTGGTCGACGGGCTGCACGAGCGGGGCATCACCCCGATGGCGACGCTCTACCACTGGGACCTCCCCCAGTCCCTGCAGGACGTCGGTGGCTGGGAATCCCGCGATGTGGCCCACCGGTTCGCCGACTACGCCGACGCGGTGTTTCGAGGGCTCGGCGCGGAGGTCGCCACCTGGCTGACCATCAACGAACCCAAGACGGTGGTACAGAACGGCTACCTGCAGGGACACCATGCCCCTGGCCGGCAGGATCCCGCCGCCGCGTACCTCGTGGCACACCACCTCCAACTGGCGCACGGGCTCGCCGTACAGGCCTTCCGAGGCAGTGGTGAACCGGGGCGGATCGGCCCGGCGCTCAACCTCCATCCGTGCTACCCCGCCGACGACAGCGCCGCCGCCGAAGCCGCCACCCGGCTGTACGACGGCTACGAGAACCGTCTCTACCTCGACTCCATCCTCAAGGGCCGGTACCCGGCCGACGTACTGGCCGATCTCGGCCCGGACAGCCGGATGGTGCGCGGGATCCGGGATGGCGACCTGGCAATCATCTCCGCCCCCGTAGACCTGCTCGCGGTGCAGTACTACACGCCGATCTACGTCACCAACGACGGCGGCTCCGTACGCCGGTGGCCGACGTCGCAGGCGGAGTGGCAGCAGATCTACCCCGCCGGGATGTACGACATCCTCACCCGGGTCACACGCGACTACGGCGACGTACCGCTCACCATCACCGAGAACGGCCTGCCCACCCCCGACCGACCCGACGCGGACGGCACCATCGACGACACCGGGCGGATCAGCTTCCTCCGGGACCACCTCGCCGCCGCTCATCGAGCCATCACCGACGGCGTACCGCTGGAGAGCTTCCACGTCTGGTCCCTGCTCGACAACTTCGAGTGGAACGAGGGGTACGACCAGCGCTGGGGTCTGATCTACGTGGACTACGCCACGCAGGAGCGGATCCTCAAGCGCAGCGGGCACTGGTATCGCCAGGTGATCGCGGCCAACGTCATCTGA
- a CDS encoding FGGY family carbohydrate kinase encodes MNILALDLGTSSVRGLVLDSDAVPRPGALARRPVTVVTTNEGAATLDGPGYLAALIECLDELASAGHLDGVELVATAAQWHSVVPLDSGGAPLGPVLTWLDTRAEPLSVAAGPADPAAFHQRTGTWWHRFYWSVRLPWLRERADVGLARFVGLVEYVFGRLLDESPMSVSQASGTGLLDLRALDWDAEACELAGIRPGELPDLAPAGWTGRLRPDLARRWPALRSARWAPPLGDGAASNVGSGCVGPGRAAVTVGTSAAVRLVQPSPAGEPLPPLPDGLWRYRVDQNHIVTGTAYSAGGNLFAWAKRELRLPEGPALDAALASRPPGSGPPVDVRLGGDRPPGLAPAGSGQFSGLSFGTTAVDLLTGLMSALSRQVAADLTDIESTVGDPVEVVLGGGALAASSWWRRTFAAALAPRTVRHVANPEIGATGAALVAIGRIDGTAGPGGISQTDDQGGRATTERYRPQYPS; translated from the coding sequence ATGAACATTCTCGCCCTCGACCTGGGCACCTCCTCGGTACGGGGACTGGTGCTGGACTCCGACGCCGTGCCCCGGCCCGGTGCGCTGGCCCGTCGCCCGGTGACCGTGGTGACCACCAACGAGGGGGCGGCGACGCTGGACGGGCCGGGCTATCTGGCCGCGTTGATCGAATGCCTCGACGAACTGGCCAGCGCCGGACACCTGGACGGCGTCGAGTTGGTGGCCACCGCCGCACAGTGGCATTCGGTGGTGCCGTTGGATTCCGGCGGCGCACCGCTGGGACCGGTGCTGACCTGGCTCGACACCCGTGCCGAGCCGCTGTCCGTGGCAGCCGGTCCGGCCGACCCAGCCGCCTTCCACCAGCGCACCGGCACCTGGTGGCACCGCTTCTACTGGAGCGTACGGCTGCCCTGGCTGCGCGAACGTGCCGACGTCGGCCTGGCCCGTTTCGTCGGACTGGTCGAGTACGTCTTCGGCCGCCTGCTGGACGAGTCGCCCATGTCGGTATCGCAGGCCTCCGGCACCGGGCTGCTCGATCTGCGGGCCCTCGACTGGGACGCCGAGGCCTGCGAGCTGGCCGGCATCCGGCCCGGGGAGCTGCCGGACCTGGCCCCGGCGGGCTGGACCGGGCGGCTCCGACCGGACCTGGCCCGGCGTTGGCCGGCGCTGCGGTCCGCCCGGTGGGCACCTCCGCTGGGTGATGGTGCGGCCTCCAACGTCGGGTCCGGGTGCGTCGGTCCGGGCCGGGCCGCGGTCACGGTGGGGACCTCCGCGGCGGTACGACTGGTGCAGCCATCACCGGCCGGCGAACCGTTGCCGCCGTTGCCGGACGGGCTGTGGCGTTACCGGGTGGATCAGAACCACATCGTCACCGGCACCGCGTATTCGGCCGGGGGGAACCTGTTCGCCTGGGCCAAGCGGGAGCTACGCCTGCCCGAGGGACCCGCGTTGGACGCGGCGTTGGCCAGCCGCCCACCGGGCAGTGGCCCGCCGGTGGACGTCCGGCTCGGTGGTGACCGGCCACCAGGGCTGGCCCCGGCCGGTTCCGGGCAGTTCTCCGGGCTCAGTTTCGGCACCACGGCCGTAGACCTGCTCACCGGATTGATGAGTGCGCTGAGCCGGCAGGTCGCGGCGGACCTCACCGACATCGAGTCCACTGTGGGAGATCCGGTGGAGGTGGTCCTCGGCGGCGGTGCCCTCGCTGCGTCGTCGTGGTGGCGGCGGACCTTCGCGGCGGCCCTGGCGCCGCGCACGGTACGGCACGTCGCCAATCCGGAGATCGGCGCGACCGGTGCGGCCCTGGTGGCGATCGGTCGGATCGATGGAACGGCCGGCCCCGGGGGGATCAGCCAGACGGACGATCAAGGGGGGCGGGCAACGACAGAACGGTACCGGCCACAGTATCCTTCCTGA
- a CDS encoding roadblock/LC7 domain-containing protein → MTTLSQEARDLSWLVNAFTERVPGVSHAIVVSSDGLLVAISDHLPRDHADKLSAVTSGLMSITAGAAQMFDNDVVKQTVVEMGRGYFLVMQIRDGSILATLAGSEADIGVVGYEMARLAKQTGEMLTPALRAELQQALPR, encoded by the coding sequence GTGACAACGCTCAGTCAAGAGGCTCGGGACCTGAGCTGGCTGGTCAACGCCTTCACCGAGCGGGTGCCCGGGGTGTCGCACGCGATCGTGGTCTCGTCCGACGGGCTGCTCGTGGCGATCTCCGACCATCTGCCGCGGGACCACGCCGACAAGCTCTCCGCGGTCACCTCAGGCCTGATGAGCATCACCGCCGGGGCGGCGCAGATGTTCGACAACGACGTGGTCAAGCAGACCGTGGTGGAGATGGGCCGGGGCTACTTCCTGGTCATGCAGATCCGGGACGGCTCGATCCTGGCCACCCTGGCCGGCAGCGAGGCCGACATCGGAGTGGTGGGTTACGAGATGGCTCGGCTGGCCAAGCAGACCGGAGAGATGCTGACCCCGGCGCTGCGGGCGGAACTCCAACAGGCGTTGCCCCGCTGA
- a CDS encoding phosphatase PAP2 family protein yields MPGRRSGTTIGWLVLLLAGQVLALVALWRFAVRTRRGQLLDTIALTGNTIGQQRIDGLVDTILSAMSVVSLLAATAVIGFIALIRGRIALAVVTTLLIAGANVTTQVLKHFLYRPDLGVDPDRAAVGNTLPSGHATVAASVAVALVLVLPPRVRGWGALVAAGYAALAGVATLSAGWHRPSDAVAALLVVGGWAAVAGLLLLFVQGADAQVEPGDKHRIATTILVLAGVFLVAAAAVALTLTGDVLSVPPEQLSRRRLLVAYAGSAAGIAGVASLLMALVLTTVHRVVPRHTG; encoded by the coding sequence ATGCCCGGTCGGAGAAGCGGCACGACCATAGGCTGGCTGGTGTTGTTGCTCGCCGGCCAGGTCCTGGCGCTGGTTGCGCTCTGGCGGTTCGCCGTCCGTACCCGACGTGGACAGCTACTCGACACGATCGCCCTCACCGGTAACACGATCGGTCAGCAGCGGATCGACGGACTGGTCGACACCATCCTGAGCGCCATGTCGGTGGTCTCCCTGCTGGCGGCCACCGCCGTCATCGGGTTCATCGCCCTGATCCGGGGCCGGATCGCGCTGGCGGTCGTGACCACGCTGCTTATCGCCGGGGCCAATGTCACCACCCAGGTGCTCAAACACTTCCTCTACCGACCGGATCTCGGCGTCGATCCGGACCGGGCGGCCGTCGGAAACACGCTACCCAGCGGACACGCCACAGTGGCCGCATCGGTGGCGGTCGCGCTGGTCCTGGTGCTTCCGCCCCGGGTCCGGGGCTGGGGTGCGCTGGTGGCCGCCGGGTACGCAGCCCTCGCCGGGGTGGCGACCCTGTCGGCCGGTTGGCATCGACCCAGCGACGCGGTGGCGGCCCTGCTGGTGGTGGGCGGCTGGGCGGCCGTCGCCGGGCTCCTGCTCCTGTTCGTCCAGGGAGCGGACGCTCAGGTGGAACCGGGCGACAAGCACCGGATCGCCACGACCATACTGGTGCTCGCCGGCGTGTTCCTGGTGGCGGCTGCGGCGGTCGCCCTCACCCTCACCGGTGACGTGCTGTCCGTGCCACCCGAGCAGCTCAGCCGCCGGCGACTCCTCGTCGCGTACGCGGGCAGCGCGGCGGGCATCGCGGGCGTCGCGAGCCTGCTGATGGCTCTGGTGTTGACCACCGTGCACCGGGTCGTCCCCCGCCATACCGGCTGA
- a CDS encoding nitrate- and nitrite sensing domain-containing protein, with product MLSAGLDPASDAKSSQRRRRLDVRVVPHRRRSPLRLRDWRMRTKLGAVLILPSVAFLVLAGVQTNVLIGRTNVLGDFAEQVEMGRPITALVHELQQERARTAGELAGLRFALPGRVDSGAAVAALDPLYHRTDEAITRFRNAGSPLLGSDVSWRVAYSRADEALNLLADVRAAVPAVMLSTETVLGNYSRAIEALLSLLAEPSPGSDQPELTEAVLRYVQLARVKEVGARIRAQLYGAGRARAYGPEDQMILADLRAQQLAALAEFRVVATTGQIQRYDEIAVDPGFLSALRMEGSTIPSDIDDPAVLEPGAWWAASEQRSALLRQVEVAVLTDAVTLADSRSVAQLRRTLLVAGGVLAVLAGALLISIIIGRSVARSLRMLRTQALRVAQVELPEALDRLRQVHAGVSEIEVPPADVRAMDEIGEVAEAFVAVHRSAVTVAVEQAVMRRNVNAMFVNLARRSQVLVERQLELLDDLEREEDDPDQLDSLFKIDHLAARMRRNDESLLVLAGSEPTRRRGRPVPLSTVMLAATAEIEQYQRIRPATTGRLHIVGHAVPDLVHLLAELLENATSFSPPDTVVRIAGHPHGRDEAVIEIVDEGLGMSPTAIEAANQTLASPPAADVSASERMGLFVVSHLAARQNIRVRLGAAGRGVTAAVWLPTTLLAPADQREPEHQPPRRVLAALAGPTGAVPVGVSSARQMPPGVSSARQMPTRIVPASGVPAAIPTGQPVTPTGPTVSSARAAGTTVAGATPAPASAWWSRQGARPAAPAPVPKPAAPRTGGVNARGLPVRVPMAQLPGANPAEAPPTPARRHEPDPEAVGGMLTRFYGGVRRAEAEETTEIVLPPSGTRTEREQQ from the coding sequence ATGTTGAGCGCTGGCCTGGATCCAGCTTCCGACGCGAAGTCGTCCCAGCGCCGTCGCCGTCTCGACGTCCGGGTGGTGCCACATCGGCGGCGTTCTCCGCTGCGACTACGTGACTGGCGGATGCGGACCAAGCTCGGTGCGGTGTTGATCCTCCCGTCGGTCGCGTTCCTGGTGCTCGCCGGGGTGCAGACCAACGTCCTCATCGGACGCACGAACGTGCTCGGTGACTTCGCCGAGCAGGTCGAGATGGGTCGGCCGATCACCGCGCTGGTGCACGAGCTGCAACAGGAGCGGGCGCGGACCGCCGGTGAACTGGCTGGCCTCCGGTTCGCCCTGCCCGGCCGGGTCGATTCCGGTGCGGCGGTGGCGGCCTTGGATCCGCTCTACCACCGTACCGATGAGGCGATCACTCGATTCCGGAACGCCGGCAGCCCGCTGCTCGGCTCCGACGTCTCGTGGCGGGTCGCCTACTCCCGGGCCGACGAGGCACTCAACCTGCTCGCCGACGTACGGGCCGCGGTGCCGGCCGTCATGCTCAGCACCGAGACCGTGCTGGGCAACTACAGTCGGGCGATCGAGGCGCTGCTGTCCCTGCTGGCCGAGCCCTCGCCCGGTTCCGATCAGCCGGAACTGACCGAGGCGGTGTTGCGGTACGTCCAGCTTGCCCGGGTCAAGGAGGTCGGTGCCCGGATCCGGGCCCAGCTCTACGGTGCCGGGCGGGCCCGGGCCTACGGCCCCGAGGACCAGATGATCCTCGCCGACCTGCGGGCGCAGCAGCTCGCCGCGCTCGCCGAGTTCCGGGTCGTGGCGACCACCGGACAGATCCAGCGGTACGACGAGATCGCCGTCGACCCGGGATTCCTCTCCGCCCTACGGATGGAGGGGAGCACTATTCCGTCGGACATCGACGATCCGGCTGTCCTCGAACCGGGGGCCTGGTGGGCGGCGAGCGAACAACGATCCGCCCTGCTGCGCCAGGTCGAGGTGGCGGTGCTCACCGACGCGGTGACGCTGGCGGACTCGCGTAGCGTCGCCCAGTTGCGCCGTACCCTGCTGGTCGCCGGTGGGGTGCTGGCGGTGCTGGCGGGCGCGCTGCTCATCTCGATCATCATCGGTCGGTCCGTCGCCCGGTCCCTGCGGATGCTGCGTACCCAGGCCCTGCGGGTTGCCCAGGTCGAGCTGCCCGAGGCGCTGGACCGGCTGCGCCAGGTGCACGCCGGGGTGTCGGAGATCGAGGTACCGCCCGCCGACGTGCGGGCGATGGACGAGATCGGTGAGGTCGCCGAGGCGTTCGTGGCGGTGCACCGCAGCGCGGTCACCGTCGCCGTGGAGCAGGCGGTCATGCGGCGCAACGTCAACGCCATGTTCGTCAACCTGGCCCGGCGGAGCCAGGTGCTGGTCGAGCGACAGTTGGAACTCCTCGACGACCTGGAACGGGAGGAGGACGACCCGGACCAGCTGGACAGTCTTTTCAAGATCGATCACCTGGCCGCCCGGATGCGGCGTAACGACGAAAGCCTGCTGGTGCTCGCCGGCTCCGAGCCCACCCGGCGCCGGGGCCGGCCGGTGCCGCTCTCCACGGTGATGCTCGCCGCGACGGCCGAGATCGAGCAGTACCAGCGGATCCGACCCGCGACGACCGGCCGCCTGCACATCGTCGGTCACGCCGTCCCCGACCTCGTGCACCTGCTGGCCGAGCTGTTGGAGAACGCCACCTCCTTCTCGCCACCGGACACCGTCGTCCGGATAGCCGGACACCCACACGGGCGGGACGAGGCGGTCATCGAGATCGTCGATGAGGGACTGGGCATGAGCCCGACCGCCATCGAGGCCGCGAACCAGACGCTCGCCTCTCCGCCCGCCGCCGACGTTTCCGCCTCCGAGCGGATGGGCCTGTTCGTCGTCAGTCACCTGGCCGCCCGTCAGAACATTCGAGTGCGCCTGGGTGCCGCCGGGCGGGGTGTCACCGCCGCCGTCTGGTTGCCGACCACCTTGCTTGCCCCCGCTGACCAGCGAGAGCCGGAGCATCAGCCACCCCGCCGGGTGCTCGCGGCACTGGCCGGACCCACCGGGGCTGTCCCGGTCGGTGTCAGTTCGGCCCGTCAGATGCCGCCCGGTGTCAGTTCGGCCCGTCAGATGCCAACCAGGATCGTGCCGGCCAGTGGTGTTCCGGCTGCCATACCGACCGGTCAGCCGGTCACACCGACCGGCCCGACGGTCAGCTCTGCCCGTGCGGCTGGCACGACCGTGGCCGGCGCTACCCCGGCCCCCGCCAGCGCCTGGTGGTCGCGGCAGGGGGCCCGGCCAGCCGCCCCGGCACCAGTGCCGAAGCCCGCCGCACCCCGCACCGGCGGCGTCAACGCCCGCGGACTGCCGGTCCGGGTGCCGATGGCCCAGCTGCCCGGTGCCAACCCGGCGGAGGCACCGCCCACCCCGGCTCGACGGCATGAGCCGGACCCCGAGGCGGTGGGTGGCATGCTCACCCGCTTCTATGGCGGGGTACGGCGGGCGGAAGCCGAGGAGACCACCGAGATAGTCCTGCCGCCCAGCGGCACGCGTACCGAGAGGGAGCAACAGTGA